The nucleotide window GAAGAGTGGGATGACAGTTTTAGCAATATTAAACAATCTCTCCTTCAGAGAGTGACATCTGATCATGTCCCTATTGTTCTGCAATGTGGAGATTGGGACCAACCAAAGtcatatttcaaatttgacaaTTGGTGGTTGAAAACTGATGGCTTTGTTGATAGAATTAAGAGCTGGTGGACAACATTTGACTTCGAAGGGAAACCTGATTATATTCTAGCTTGTAAATTGAAGGCTTTGAAAGGTAAACTAAGAGAGTGGAGCAAAAGCAGCCAAGGCAGCCTGAAAGTACAAAAATCAGACCTGCTTAATCAATTGGCAGTACTGGACAGTGTACTAGAAGAAAGAATTCTAACTGAAGGGGAAATGGTGGAGAAGGCATCACTATTGCTGAAGTATGAAGATCTtctgaaaaatgaagaagtGGCCTGGAGGCAAAGGTCCAGGGCCATCTGGCTCAAAGAAGGAGACAAGAATACAAAGTTCTTTCATAAGACTGCCAATGCTCACAAAAGGTGCAACAACATTGATCACTTAATGATCCAGGAAGAATTAATCACAGAACCACAGAGAATCAAGAATGAGATAGTAGATTTCTACAAAACACTCTACACTGAGACTGAAGAATGGAGACCTGCAAGCAATTTTGGGAATTGTCCAACAATAACTGAGCAAGATAAGAATTTGCTACAAAGCAGATTCGATGAACAAGAA belongs to Lycium ferocissimum isolate CSIRO_LF1 unplaced genomic scaffold, AGI_CSIRO_Lferr_CH_V1 ctg10067, whole genome shotgun sequence and includes:
- the LOC132041380 gene encoding uncharacterized protein LOC132041380, whose product is MDKRRLVKNSILDWGADIICLQETKLEGDIEDVVNYIWGGRWASYACLEASGTRGGIMMIWDRRVWKGEIFQIGSYTLTCRFESQLQNFECHITGVYAPNCDIEREGVWWEISAVRGLMEGPWAICGDFNIVRFPTEKRNCRRRGDNHTSASRIDRILISEEWDDSFSNIKQSLLQRVTSDHVPIVLQCGDWDQPKSYFKFDNWWLKTDGFVDRIKSWWTTFDFEGKPDYILACKLKALKGKLREWSKSSQGSLKVQKSDLLNQLAVLDSVLEERILTEGEMVEKASLLLKYEDLLKNEEVAWRQRSRAIWLKEGDKNTKFFHKTANAHKRCNNIDHLMIQEELITEPQRIKNEIVDFYKTLYTETEEWRPASNFGNCPTITEQDKNLLQSRFDEQEVLGCLKCVCYGQGSRT